A stretch of DNA from Limanda limanda chromosome 16, fLimLim1.1, whole genome shotgun sequence:
CCTTAGTGTATATCGTGTATATTGTGTATAATAGTGTATATTGTGTACATTGTGTATAAAAGTGTATATTGTGAATAATAGTGTATATTGTGTATAAAAGTGTATATTGTgaataaaagtgtgttttgtgtatataaGGTATATAGTGTATTATAGTGCATATTGTGTGAACTCCACATCGACCTAACTTTCTCGCACACTTTCCTCTTTTACTGCTTTGTTTTGAAGGCGGAACTTTGCACTTCCTGTTccgcctccacttcctctcgctGACTTTACTCTGGACTGGGCTCACGTTGACACGTTTCCTGTCCGCTCGACCAATCAGCGCGCAGCAGCCAGGACTCACGCTCTACGTCCTCAGACGAAACTTCCGCGTGTCAAGGAAACTTCAGAACCAACTTTTGTCTCTCGGAGAAGTTGCTGGTGCCACGCGAACATGGGTCCGGGCGGCTGGACGTGAGACTGGGACcacagcgtgtgtgtgggtgggagtgtgtgtgtgtgttgttgtgtgtgtgtgtgtgtgtgtctttgtgggtgtgtgtgtgacagctctCATGTGTGGAGCATGCCACGCAGGCAGCTGACCTCCACAGAACCTCCCGATCACAACACCAGAGACGTCACTCCCATACTCTTCATCCCCCCGAGGTTCGCGCTGCTTCCTGGAGGCTGCagcatgatgaagatgaggaggtaCATGCGGGACAGCGGGAGGATCCTCACCTTCGTGTTCGTCGCCTCCGTCGTGTGGCTCCTGTTCGACATGGCTGCGCTGCGCCTCTCCTTCAACGACCCGAGCAGCCTGCTGCTGAAGGAACGGATGGTGAAGGAGAGGGAGCTCTCCAGGCTGCAGGCCAGGACCACCCAGCCGCCGGGGAGGAGGAAGTTCAGACACCCGGTGCAGAAGGTGGACCCGGCTCTAAAGCTCCCGGTGAAGGACGGCCTCGGCCCGGGCATCGACCTGGCACAGGTGTACAGacggggaagaggagggaggcaggagCAGCTGGTGAAGAAGGGGAAGTCTGTGGAGGATCAGCCCAAGGGTGGTCCTAAACATGAGGAAGGGGCAAAGCATGTCCTGCCCGTGGAGAAGAAAGCGGTCAACTTGGATGTGAATGAGGCCAAGTTAGAGAGAAACAGTGTGGTAGATGTTCCTCAGGAAGTGGCGTTGCCTGCTGAAGGGTCTGAGGAGATCCAGGTGCCCGACGCAAAGAAAGAAGCTGGAGCCATTGTGGAGGAATCCGACTCAGATCAAGTCCGGGACAAAGTGGCCCGGCCTGAGGAGGCGCACCCAGCTGCACCCAATCCTGTCCAACCCGAGGAGGTCGAAGAGGAGGTCAAAGAGCAGAGGCAGGAGACTGGTAAGAAGGATGTAGGACCACCGAAGGACCCACATAAACCAGTAGAGCTTGAAGCTGGAGAGGGTTCAAAGGTCAAGGCCCCCAGGAAACCAGGGGGTGTCCACAAAGTTCTGTCCCTGGACGTGACCCAGAGTCCCAGAGACGACAAAGCTCTGGGACAGTTCGGTCACGCGGCGCTGGTCGGCAGAGAGGAAGACGTcgaggtgaggaggagatgggatGAAGGTCATTTCAACGTCTACCTGAGCGACCGGATCCCGTTGGACCGCGCCATCCCGGAGACCAGGCCtgagatgtgagtgtgtgtgtgtgtgtgtccccccctgCACGTCTTCGCCTCTCAAACAGCTTCAACCGCCAAATCTGACCCGTGTCTTTCTTGCTTGGGCTCTTCAAGGTGCACACGCAACCTGGTCCACGACGACCTGCCCACCACCAGCGTGATCTTCTGCTTCGTGGACGAGGTGTGGTCCACGCTGCTGCGCTCTGTGCACAGCGTGATCAACAGGTCTCCAGAGCACCTGCTCAAGGAGATCATCCTGGTGGACGACTTCAGCACCAGAGGTAACGGTGTCCTGAGGGTCTCACAGAAGGAAGAGGGTCTCAAATACTGACGACACCAGAAAACTCATATTAAAGGGGTAATTCACTGaaaaagatggagggatgggggaAGAGTtcgagtccacaaaacacaacaggagtctcaggggtaaacagagttgcagccaaatccaatgcAATGGGAGTAACTAGAGGAACAGATTCTTCAACCAtcaaaaaatgacagaaaaaaagctTAAattgcctccatactgctcgtgtggtgtcatccaagtgtcctcTACACCATgaggaggagaccagaggaCACTCAGGCTAAAAACAGGATGTAAATTTCAATTCCAATATGAATGTTGGGCTTCCTAACAcctggatgacaccacacgagcagcatgtttttttgacatttgaagAATCTGTCCCCCAGTTACTTCAAGTGtgttgtgaagcagcgtgggattaTGGGAATTGTTGTCTTCACCCCCATTGCTTTTATGCTGAGCTTTAGCAACAGAGCGCTCAGCAAATGCAATGAATAAACGTGATCTATTACAAGTGACCGATACAAACAGTGGTTAAGTGAAAGGTGACCAAAGGGAACGTTGTGTGTCTTAGAGTCCCGCCCCTCTTTATTTGCTCATAACACTAAGGCAGCAGCtcactgttatttttattatggaTTAATCTCTTCAGTATTCCTAATAAACAAATGTCTTTTTATATATTAAGAGAGTCCCATCACAGGTTctatataatattatatgaaACTTTAgcaaattattatatttaagaaTGTTAAGTAGTTTTAGCTCTGCTGCATAACAAGCAAACACAGTCTTCAGATAACAATCCTGGATGTTTAACCTCTATGTTTCTAATGATCATTAATATTCTGGAGTGCTCGTGTacgttttcttttccttgtgtGTAGTATTTTCACTGCTCTCTTGTTCCCCTGTAGATTATCTGAAGGAGCCTCTGGACAAGTACATGTCCAAGTTTCCCAAAGTGCGAATCATCCGTCTGAAGGAGCGTGAGGGTCTGATCCGAGCCAGGCTCGCCGGGGCTGCTGTCGCCAAAGGTAGAGATATCATTTACAGAATggttcatacacacacaggtgatCAGGAGTGAGTGAGGGTGTGGATAAGAAAGCACATAAATATGTCAAATACGTCATGGTCGGACTTTGAAACTGAAAATACTCAGTCTACTCCAAATAATGGTTTCCTTGCTTCACAAGCTTATAGCTGCTGTTGTGTGACACTAACACACGTGAGTTGGACACAGACACTGTACAACCGGACATACAGGTCTGCAGCTCATCAGATATGAAGTACCTCATTGTTGTTCAAGTACATATTTTAGAATTAGTTACCACCAGTTGGTTggcagcactgtgtgtgtgtgtgtgtgtgtgtgtgtgtgtgtgtgtgtgtgtgtgtgtgtgtgtgtgtgtgtgtgtgtgtgtgtgtgtgtgtgtgtgtgtgtgtgtgtgtgtgtgtgtgtgtgtgtgtgtgtagatacaATTAGAACATGCTTTCTCAGGCAGTGAAATCATTACAAACATTAACAGTGTGATCCTCACTTTCTGGTTTGGTCGATTGAGTTTAATCTCAGGTACCCTCGTCTGTTTGTGAAACTCTAAATAGACACAGATACATTTACAGAAAGCCTGTGACTTTGTGTCTTTTGCAAATCCAAAATATTTCTTGTCTTTTTGCAGCTACGTTTGTCCCAACGTGCTCATTCgattacacaaaacacacaaagtaacaGATTCTGAAAGTTCATATATGTAACTACAATGGAACTCAGGAGAGCACATTCCTCTGCCACGGGCACACGATCCTACGCATGATTGTCGAGCTCTTAgagtagaaatataaaagaaaaaatgaagtGTTATGGTAATTTAAATGAATCATTTGTTATAAAACAGTCCTACACTGTCGAACATCAAGAtctataataatagtaattaaaacgtacatttttatatttcattccAAAGTGTCCTTTAATTAAGTCTTTCTCACTTTACATATTTAAGTGAGAGACACATTTAAGGTGACAAAGACAAGGTAATGCACAGAAAAGAGTTATAACAGTCTgcaaaaatgaatgaatcttAAAGCAGTGGCATTAAAAACTCGCACATTTAGTTTCATTGCAATATGACATATACGacataatattattattgtatttattatcattGTAGAAAAACTCTACTACTCTCCTGTCATACATATTATTATTCCCTCAACAAGCAGCTGCCCTCCAGTGTTAATGGGTCCCAGTGTTAAACTGCAGATAAGGTTGTTTGTATAACTGCAGCAGGATGTTTGCTCTCCTCATGCAGGCGATGTCCTCACCTTCCTGGACTCCCACGTGGAGTGCAACGTGGGCTGGCTGGAGCCGCTCCTGGAGCGAGTGTACCAGGATCGCAGGAAGGTTCCCTGTCCCGTCATCGAAGTCATCAGCGACAAGGACCTGAGGTGAGTGAATGAAACCGCACGTGACAAACCGGACAGAGCCTGCAGTCGTGATTTTGAGACTAATGTTGAACGTTGAATTGAAGATCTGTCACTTTGACTAAGCTTCTGTTCTGGCTCTTTCTCTTCAGTTATAATCTGGTCGACAACTTCCAAAGAGGTATTTTCAAATGGCCTCTGGTGTTCGGCTGGAGCCCAGTACCAGACAGCTACATAAAGGAAACCAACATGACCATTGCAGATCCCATCAGGTACTTTAAGTGTTTTTATGCTGATCCTCTGTTCATTCATTTTGTTCACGTATCATTGAgtttaatatatgtatttttttaatcttccagGTGTCCAGTTATGGCTGGAGGCCTTTTCTCCATCGACAAAAAGTTCTTCTATGAGCTGGGTGCCTATGACCCAGGCCTGGATGTGTGGGGTGGGGAGAACATGGAGATTTCTTTTAAGGTATAGTTCTGAAATTATTATTCATGAATATTGACTTCAGTTGTTCGGGGTCTTCCCTGACGTGACTCCTCATCTGACATTCCAACAGATCTGGATGTGCGGGGGGGAAATCGAGATCATCCCCTGCTCTCGAGTCGGGCACATCTTCCGAGGACAGAACCCGTACAAGTTCCCCAAAGACAGGCAGAAGACGGTGGAGCGCAACCTCGCCCGGGTGGTGGAGGTCTGGCTGGACGATTACAAGGACCTCTTCTACGGCCACGGCTACCACCACCTGCTGGACAAGGAGGCCATCCACATCGGCAACCTCACCGACCAGATCCAGCTGAGGCAGAAGCTGCAATGCAAGAGTTTCAAGTGGTACCTGGACAACGTGTACCCGGACATGGTGGCTCCTTTAGTCAAAGCTGAAGGCATGGTATGTGgattctctgcagcagcttgtATTGCACgtatgtttctgtctctgtgttttgttcACACGTTGGGTCAGTTTCGATAAGGAGTTTGACAGAAGAGATAATAGCAGCTTCACAATCATTTAGggaaatgtaaacaaagaaacTCCCAGTTTCCTCTGGGTCTtcaaaaaagattttaaaaagtctaCAATTCAATAATCTGAATCTGTCAGCATTCATTTAACACTGCTTCCGTCCtgttttaaattaagtttaataAGAAATATTTTGGTGGCTTACTTGGTAAGtaatctctctgtgtgttgtagttctttctcaGGATACAGATATTAGCAcgctgtaataaaactacaaataagACCAACATTCTGATGGtacaaacactccagtcaggaTTTATCGTTTTACTCTCTGCTACTGTAGACTACTTGTGTAAGTAATTCTGACATCACCCTACATCTGTCCCAGTTTACATAGGTCTTACATATCATTCATCATGGTcctaaaaaggtcttaaatagtcttaattttaacttgttgaaacctgcagaaaacccTGCAAACAGAGACTGTGGTTGTTCTCTTTATTCTGTCAGGATTCATCAAAGTAATAAAACAGGAACAAGTCAACAAATGTTTTCAGCAATgttgtttcatttgtttaaaaattCCATCTCCTTCATTTTCCCTGTAGGTTTTCAACCTTGGCTTGAGGAAATGTCTCAGTCTGCAGAAAAGCTCCCTGTCCTTTGAGATATGTGATCTCAGTAGACAGGTAggtgtctttattttatttaacatattaTTTGACAGCAAATGTACTATTTCAGATTTGTCTGGGTGCTTCTGAGGACAGCAGGCAGACTTTAGTGTCCTGTGGAAACAGGAATAGACTTAGAGTCCAACATAGGACCGAAGCCACCATAAACAAGGGTGGAGCTCAAAACAGGACTGGGCTTTTCTAAATGTGGTCTTCTTGGATTCAGAAACCGCTCCTCTGAGCCATCATTCAACATCTTTCAACATCTTTCAGCTTTTCACAGAGCCTGATTACATTCTTGGCACTcccatgtttttctctgtggtttTCAGAGTCAGCACTTTAATCACACCTGGATGAGGCACATTCGCCAGCAGGACGTGTGCATCGCTCCCGAAGGCAAAGGCAACGGCGTCGTTTTAAAATCATGTGACAATGCCAAGCTCGACATCCGCTGGTTCCATCAATCCACCAACTCCGCTCTGGTAGGCTGGTTTTGAGTGTCCTGTTTACTTTGTTGCTATCTTTGAATTTTTCCCTTTCCCCTGTTCCAAAGAATTCTTTGTATTCAAAGGTCAGGATTGCCCTGCCTCAAATCCAGCAGAAGCTAAATGTTGCCGTGTTGTAGGATCAGTATTTAGAGGCTAAAGCTTTGTTCGGTAATCACgtttcctgttttgtctttgtgaagGCGGAGCACCTCATATCGGAGTCTGTGTCCCACCACATGTGCCTGGAGGCGGGACCTCAGGGTGACGCCATTTGCCTCAAGCCGTGTATGCCCACCAACGCCCTCCAAAAGTGGCAGTTCACACACTACCACCACATTCAGTGACGGGACCCACCTCGGTCTTCTTTGAATGTGTAGAACAAGCACTACAGAGACGTTCAGTGGCCGGACTCTGCAGAACGGTTTCTTGTCTGACCTCAAAACACGGGACTGCCGGCAGGAAGCTGGAGACGCTTCCATGGCAGTGACACGTGTGGTGTAAAgcagacagtggggggggggggggggttgtgcaATGTTTGTAATGCCCTTTTAATTCATCGGCGTGGACTGACCTCgagtttatacatttatacgCCTCAGATAATAGGGATTTTCTATCTGGTTATGGAAGTTTGCACAGgaagtttttaaatgttttacaaaaacaTTCTTTACCGTGGTATGTGGGGgggatttattatttttgtttagtttttgtcaAATCTGGGCTACAGGTGAGAGTTCATGGAAGAACACTCCAACATTAATTTGTCACTTCACTATACCAAAGattcaaaataagaaaagatGAAAGAGTGCCTCGTAGATTGTAAAAAATGTCCCGATGGAGAAGCTGagtaaaaaaattaattcaattgCATGTAAAGtacaatttatttgtttgtataagATGTGTCACATCTGCTTTTTAGATGTGTTTTGTATAATGAGGCTCTCGGGTGGAATGGCTGCTTCTCTGGTTTCTAATGTTGTGTCATTCAgctgtagatttttttttattgtctgttgtatgattttattttttgtcactAGGTGGAAGTGTTAGATCGTTACACCCGAACAAACCTGTGCTGTGATTTCCTGATTATCTGATGGAAATGCATTTTCTTGAGAAAGTAAAACGGATGACGATAAAGATTTAAGTGCATATctctttattataattttttcttcttctgtgtggaTAAGTAAGCAGGCTTAGTTAATCACTCAACAATGCTTCATCTAATAGTTTCACTACTCAGAGTCTCTCCAGAGGTTTAGATCCTGAAGCTCTAATACCAAACAACATCTTACTTATTACAGTTAGTCGGATTATAAATCTCAGAgcttcttatttatttaatctgctGTTTAAATACCTGCTTTACATAATGATGTTTCCAGGCTGAAACCAAATGAAGAGCCAAGAGACTCCGCTAATATTAATGACTGCAAAACAGATAGTTACAGTTAGTTCTGTTTGTCCTGGAGAGTTTTATCAAACACTTCAATGCATTATACAAGTCGATTTTAATTCTAATAATAAATATGGATGTGTGATATAGGAAACATGTAATCAGTTTCCTCAAACACTCATTCTTTGCTGGGGTATATCCAGAAGTTTCTTACAATTTCATAATCATGTACTCAAACTCATCGATCTTCTGCCGGGTGTTGCCTCGGCGGATCTTGCGGTAGGACACCGTGCTGTACTTGGACAAGTTGACGTGATCGAAGGAGTTCGGGTCAGCGGGCTTCTTCTGTGCAGGCAGGGTGGAGTAGCCCCGACAGGTGGAGCCCTGACGAAACCCCACAGCATCATGGGAGTTGGGGTCCTGCTCAGGCCTCTGCTTGTccttcattcttccatcaccTGATATCTGGAGGTCGGCATCGGACGTTTCCTTAGGGACGTCTGCCTCCTCCCTCAGCCTCGAACAACTCTCCTCCTCAGTCACATGTACAGATTCAGGGTTTGGTGTCTGAGCCTCTTTCTCATCTTTGACTTGTAGATTTGCTGAaaggggaaggaagagagaaaaacctTTTGtactctgtaaataaaaaccttcACTATCAATACATTTCACCACACAAAATACCAAACTCCCTCTTACCTGTGTCTGATGATACTTCCGACCCAGCCCGTGTTTGCACGTCTGCATTTGTACAGTTTGGTTGCAGAGATTCTCCGCTAGTGCTCATGAAGGTCTCTGAACTGGGATCAGTCTCTGAACTGGGATCAGCCTCTGCTCCTGCATGTGTAGAATCTGACTCATGCACCAGTTCAGTCTTTTGACTCTGGAGCTCTTGGCATTCCTCTTCTCGCTCTGTCAGGAGAGTCGTTGGCTTCTCCATCTCTAAATTGTCCTTGCCCTCCTCCCTCTGAGGGACGGGTTCTGCACCAGCATCACAAGATGCGTCGCCTTTCACATCCTGATGAGTCTGGTCCTCGTCGCTGTAGAACACAGAGTCGTCTCCTTCCTCCATCGACCACACTTCTCTCTCCTCGGGCTGGTCCAGGGTCTGCAGGGTGTCCACCGTGAACCCCCCAATGATCTCCAGCACTTGGGACACCAGGGCGTTTTCCTCTACCGTGAGTCTCGGGGGCTTTGGGGGTGGCTGGCTTGAATCCATCTCCGTCCGTctggttttctttcctctgtgatGTTAAAAAAACCCCAGCTCTGATGCTCTCAGTTGATCTCTGCAGAGGTAACAATCAGAGGTTAAACATCCTCAGACTCGGCTGCTCCAGCGTTTCCAAATGTGTCATCAAAACACTGGTTTCTTGTCCAGCATTGTCTTAAAGTTGGAAAAGAATGTGTGTAAGGTCCAGCTCTGTACCATGTCATTCTGTGTGCGTGCTGAAATGACTGAAGAACAGGGGTTTTGTTGTGGACCCAACAAAGCTTCTTTGTTGCTCTGGCCTCTGCATATAGAGCGATTGTACTCATTCTCTAATCTCTGCTGGGTGACCACTTCTCCTCTGGAACGTTTTCAGTCTGGATTAACATTCTTCACATAGGTTTTCTTCTAAGTATTTTACTGACTGAAACAGTAACGTCTGTGCACGTCCTGAGACCAAGCCCTGTTAGGTCTTGAGTTTTAAATGCATaatgggaactgttgggtttctacATAAAGTTAAGGTCTTGACattattatgttatgatttggcactTAAATTGGACTGAAAATATCTTTTAATACAATCAAATCTTAATTTTGCCATGGACTTTTGTGTGAATctccttgtttagataagtgctatacaaatataagTTATAAAAGTGATAAAGATCTTAAGTAAGGCGCCTGAGAGGCTGTCAAAACAGTGGATGCAGTAAATTAGCTGAATTCATTTACTCGAGTACTGTAGGTACCTTACTTTGAAGAAGTCACATTTATCTGAGAGCTGAAGCAACATTATCTTTTTAGTTAAAGATTTTACAAAAGAAATTTGATTTTCTTGTAAATACTAATTCTTAGAGGTTAAATCATTGGTTCCCAATTGTTTGGGATTGTACTATCTTGCAAAAGCTCTTGTGTCTCATGAGGCTCTTTGCCACATTTCAAGTGAAGTGAATTATTAACATTTCATACACATTGAAGCATCTGTCTTTGGAGAGGGGACATTTTTCTGGACCATGTACCGGTACTTTTGTTGCTTAAGGTCATTTCTGTACTGAGACagatatttgtttctttttttgtatatcAAGCTTAAtctatatttatacattaaaaaacaatttaacatatattatattttgtacaaatttaaacatttaattttaattttcttcttcaaaatgcaatctgaaaaataaatgatctcTCTATCAAAATAAAGTGCATCAGTACATTTGAATAGTAACAAAGAGTAAGAAAGCAGGTAATTTATCAAAAGGTAATGATGCATGgaactatctctctctctctctctctctctctctcttttctctctctctctctctctctctctctctctctctctctctctctctctctctctctctctctctctctctctctctctctctctctctctctctctctctctctctctatgtctctctctccttctgcagcaggaaacCAGAGAAGTGCAACTTATTACAGGAAACATGGTGGGCTGCTTTGCATACGTTTTATAGCTTCTATTTGAAAACAATCGTAATTTCTCCAAAATAACCTGCATCatttacaaatgttttatttgagcTAAGTTGTAATAAGTCAACCCTTTACTGTTGAAACCATAACTGGCATTATTGCATTATTATCAGttagagacagaaaacacaggcaGGTTTATAAAACTTATCAAGTATATTGTATTTGGATGCATTTACAAATTTGTTGCATCATGGTCGTGTGTAAAAATGCTACAGAATGAATCAATCATTTACTTAACACTCAAATGTGAAACATATGCATTTACAAGAAGCGGTTTCAGTTCATCCGACCAACGAAAGTGAGGCGTATGAAAATAGTTGTAGAAATGAAAACAGGTAAGTTGTACCCAAACCCACATCCTGTTTTGAGCCGAGCAGACGTCAACGCAAGCACACGTACAAAGAGTCATTCTCATTTATACAAGTCACAGTATTCACATTTTAAAGTCCAAGGTgatttttacctccaccaaggaggttatgttttcacccctgtccgtttgtttgtttgtttgtttgtttgcaagcaAGAtacaacttggtggaaggaaacAGCCTGGGTGGGTTTTGATGCGGATCCTGTTCAGGGGACAGATCCAGAAgtagtttttcaacatttcctcaATTTCTCTCATATTAATGATGAGAAAGATCCACACATTTAGGGAACTCtctgaaatttggtgcagcttcatGGAGTCAAAGTCGACTGTTGGCCTTGGTAGAGGATTGTGCATTGCTGAATGCTTTCTAGTATACAAACCATGATTAGGACAT
This window harbors:
- the LOC133021348 gene encoding polypeptide N-acetylgalactosaminyltransferase 5 codes for the protein MPRRQLTSTEPPDHNTRDVTPILFIPPRFALLPGGCSMMKMRRYMRDSGRILTFVFVASVVWLLFDMAALRLSFNDPSSLLLKERMVKERELSRLQARTTQPPGRRKFRHPVQKVDPALKLPVKDGLGPGIDLAQVYRRGRGGRQEQLVKKGKSVEDQPKGGPKHEEGAKHVLPVEKKAVNLDVNEAKLERNSVVDVPQEVALPAEGSEEIQVPDAKKEAGAIVEESDSDQVRDKVARPEEAHPAAPNPVQPEEVEEEVKEQRQETGKKDVGPPKDPHKPVELEAGEGSKVKAPRKPGGVHKVLSLDVTQSPRDDKALGQFGHAALVGREEDVEVRRRWDEGHFNVYLSDRIPLDRAIPETRPEMCTRNLVHDDLPTTSVIFCFVDEVWSTLLRSVHSVINRSPEHLLKEIILVDDFSTRDYLKEPLDKYMSKFPKVRIIRLKEREGLIRARLAGAAVAKGDVLTFLDSHVECNVGWLEPLLERVYQDRRKVPCPVIEVISDKDLSYNLVDNFQRGIFKWPLVFGWSPVPDSYIKETNMTIADPIRCPVMAGGLFSIDKKFFYELGAYDPGLDVWGGENMEISFKIWMCGGEIEIIPCSRVGHIFRGQNPYKFPKDRQKTVERNLARVVEVWLDDYKDLFYGHGYHHLLDKEAIHIGNLTDQIQLRQKLQCKSFKWYLDNVYPDMVAPLVKAEGMVFNLGLRKCLSLQKSSLSFEICDLSRQSQHFNHTWMRHIRQQDVCIAPEGKGNGVVLKSCDNAKLDIRWFHQSTNSALAEHLISESVSHHMCLEAGPQGDAICLKPCMPTNALQKWQFTHYHHIQ